Proteins encoded together in one Halorubellus sp. JP-L1 window:
- a CDS encoding site-2 protease family protein: MRSYRIGSLFGIPIQLDVTFLLVLPLFAYLIAGQVGETVGLVNQLPRVAIDPGALETQNVRWIVGTAAAVGLFASVVLHELGHSLTAMRFGYTIDSITLWIFGGIAALSEMPEDWKQELAVAIAGPIVSLGLGALAYVAVAFVVPQSLAAVAFVVAYLAVMNVALAVFNMLPGFPMDGGRVLRALLARTRPYAKATQIAATVGKGFAVLLGLFGLLTTQWLMIGIAFFIYVGASGESQQVVMKEVFDGVTVADVMTPRDRLHTVTPETSVADLVERMFRERHTGYPVLDDGHLAGIVTLADAKDVQPVERDAYTVADVMSTDLKTIESRAAAMDALQQIQGDDVGRLLVVDGDDLVGLVSRTDLVTAFNVIQESGRLASGSTEPANDPERGLV; encoded by the coding sequence ATGCGCAGTTACCGCATCGGGTCGCTGTTCGGTATCCCGATACAGTTGGACGTGACCTTCCTCCTCGTCCTCCCGCTGTTCGCGTACCTCATCGCGGGCCAGGTCGGGGAGACCGTGGGACTCGTCAACCAGCTCCCGCGGGTCGCCATCGACCCAGGCGCGCTCGAGACCCAGAACGTCCGCTGGATCGTCGGAACGGCGGCAGCCGTCGGCCTGTTCGCGAGCGTCGTCCTCCACGAACTCGGGCACTCGCTGACCGCGATGCGGTTCGGGTACACGATCGACTCGATCACGCTCTGGATCTTCGGCGGTATCGCAGCGCTCTCGGAGATGCCCGAGGACTGGAAGCAAGAGCTCGCGGTCGCCATCGCCGGCCCCATCGTCTCGCTCGGGCTCGGCGCGCTCGCGTACGTCGCCGTCGCGTTCGTCGTCCCGCAGTCGCTCGCTGCGGTCGCGTTCGTCGTCGCGTACCTCGCCGTCATGAACGTCGCCCTCGCGGTGTTCAACATGCTGCCGGGGTTCCCGATGGACGGCGGGCGCGTCCTCCGCGCACTTCTCGCCCGCACCCGGCCGTACGCGAAGGCCACCCAGATCGCCGCGACCGTCGGCAAGGGGTTCGCGGTCCTGCTCGGCCTGTTCGGCCTCCTCACGACGCAGTGGCTCATGATCGGGATCGCGTTCTTCATCTACGTCGGCGCGAGCGGCGAGAGCCAGCAGGTCGTCATGAAGGAGGTGTTCGACGGCGTCACCGTCGCGGACGTCATGACGCCCCGCGACCGCCTGCACACCGTCACGCCCGAGACGAGCGTCGCCGACCTCGTCGAACGCATGTTCCGGGAGCGACACACGGGCTACCCGGTCCTCGACGACGGCCACCTCGCCGGGATCGTCACGCTCGCCGACGCGAAGGACGTCCAGCCCGTCGAACGCGACGCGTACACCGTCGCGGACGTCATGTCGACCGACCTGAAAACGATCGAATCCAGGGCCGCCGCGATGGACGCCCTCCAGCAGATCCAGGGCGACGACGTCGGCCGGCTCCTCGTCGTCGACGGCGACGACCTCGTCGGACTCGTCTCGCGGACCGACCTCGTCACCGCGTTCAACGTCATCCAGGAGAGCGGGCGGCTCGCGAGCGGCAGTACCGAACCGGCGAACGACCCCGAGCGAGGCCTCGTCTAA
- a CDS encoding helix-turn-helix transcriptional regulator, whose amino-acid sequence MSKAQPKTGGVDSTTASDARQTDVDGTEDETPEGPSDDELFELLANQRRRFVLHHLAQQPGEPVSLSTLSEHVAGWEHGVAPTELDYRERKSVRNSLHQFHLPKLDDAGIVAYDDRGGEVSLRDDAVVDAYHAISREDDAAPWAAYAIGGVAGAVATAGLVAVGLLPDTGVATLAITVLAAALAAVAHFSVDRFGDGDADLEVPPPECER is encoded by the coding sequence ATGAGTAAAGCACAACCGAAGACGGGGGGAGTCGACTCCACCACGGCGTCTGACGCACGGCAGACGGACGTGGACGGAACCGAAGACGAGACACCCGAGGGACCGAGCGACGACGAACTGTTCGAGCTGCTCGCGAACCAGCGACGGCGCTTCGTCCTGCACCACCTCGCCCAGCAGCCCGGAGAGCCCGTGTCGCTGTCGACGCTCTCCGAGCACGTCGCGGGCTGGGAGCACGGCGTCGCGCCGACGGAACTGGACTACCGGGAGCGAAAGAGCGTCCGGAACTCCCTGCACCAGTTCCATCTGCCGAAGCTCGACGACGCAGGGATCGTCGCGTACGACGACCGCGGCGGCGAAGTGTCGCTCCGCGACGACGCCGTCGTGGACGCGTACCACGCGATCTCGCGCGAGGACGACGCGGCGCCGTGGGCGGCGTACGCCATCGGGGGCGTGGCCGGCGCGGTCGCGACCGCGGGTCTCGTCGCCGTCGGCCTGCTACCCGACACCGGCGTGGCGACGCTCGCGATAACGGTTCTCGCGGCGGCACTCGCCGCAGTCGCGCACTTCTCCGTCGACCGGTTCGGTGACGGAGACGCCGACCTCGAGGTGCCGCCGCCGGAGTGCGAGCGCTGA
- a CDS encoding signal peptidase I, translating into MDAKRLVAWSVEAVAVVVLLSLVVGGIVGQPVLLGYVETGSMSPTLDAGDGFVAVPQAIAGSVDEGDVVTFRAKELHGGGLTTHRVVEETPRGYVTRGDANPFTDQDGAEPLVKEPQVVAQALQVNGRVVAIPHLGTAVETASAAVGAVQAWIARLTGSESLLGTQGVAYLVFAASALVYAFDVFVGGGSGRSVGRSRARGDGVSARLVVLALVAVVVASATAAMVVPSGVHEHGVVSAETDGPGPGVIPAGERENATVALGNGGFVPTHVFLEPASEGVSVTPERTTLDARSQTNATVIFAAPPETGYYRRYVAEYRYLAVLPRSTVATMHAVHPWLPVVVVDALLGASFYALASALVGRGRVRSQSRDAPTNATRLLNRLT; encoded by the coding sequence ATGGACGCGAAGCGACTGGTGGCCTGGAGCGTCGAGGCGGTCGCCGTCGTCGTCCTCCTCTCGCTCGTCGTCGGCGGGATCGTCGGCCAGCCGGTGCTGCTCGGATACGTTGAGACGGGGAGCATGAGTCCGACGCTCGACGCCGGCGACGGGTTCGTCGCGGTCCCGCAGGCGATAGCGGGGTCGGTCGACGAGGGCGACGTCGTGACGTTCCGCGCGAAGGAACTCCACGGCGGCGGGCTGACGACGCACCGCGTCGTCGAGGAGACCCCGCGTGGGTACGTGACGAGGGGGGACGCGAACCCGTTCACGGACCAGGACGGCGCGGAGCCGCTCGTGAAGGAGCCACAGGTCGTCGCGCAGGCTCTCCAGGTGAACGGGCGAGTCGTCGCGATCCCGCACCTCGGGACGGCGGTCGAGACTGCGAGCGCCGCCGTCGGCGCCGTGCAGGCGTGGATCGCGCGCCTGACCGGGTCGGAGTCGCTGCTCGGGACGCAGGGCGTCGCGTACCTCGTGTTCGCAGCGAGCGCGCTCGTGTACGCGTTCGACGTCTTCGTCGGCGGCGGCTCCGGGCGGTCCGTCGGGCGGTCGAGGGCGCGCGGGGACGGCGTCAGCGCTCGCCTCGTCGTACTCGCGCTCGTCGCGGTCGTCGTCGCGTCAGCGACCGCGGCGATGGTCGTCCCCAGCGGCGTCCACGAGCACGGCGTCGTGAGCGCGGAGACGGACGGACCCGGCCCGGGCGTGATTCCCGCCGGCGAGCGCGAGAACGCGACGGTCGCGCTCGGGAACGGCGGGTTCGTCCCGACGCACGTCTTCCTCGAGCCGGCGTCGGAGGGGGTGTCGGTGACGCCCGAGCGAACGACGCTGGACGCGCGCTCGCAGACGAACGCCACGGTCATCTTCGCGGCACCGCCGGAGACGGGCTACTATCGGCGGTACGTCGCCGAGTACCGCTACCTCGCGGTGTTGCCGCGGTCGACGGTCGCGACGATGCACGCGGTCCACCCCTGGCTTCCCGTCGTCGTCGTCGACGCGCTGCTCGGCGCGTCGTTCTACGCGCTCGCCAGCGCGCTCGTCGGACGCGGCCGCGTCCGGTCGCAGTCGCGGGACGCGCCGACGAACGCAACGCGACTGCTGAACCGACTGACCTGA
- a CDS encoding DEAD/DEAH box helicase: MSKQVQRVDTLFLHERGDRYDVVVQSGGERALRGKLDPKETNAGPRPGKFRVVDGSSEEPRSPDEFVDLARRADRIRISEQTSQRARDELRELLDGYQLSAKVVRTCRYCATDGRYSPITSDTAIKAGRDEICPDCARAELEQELAFHGEFTRDAKDRLEDLMVDVRDLGRIKNLLEGELDPDLTKFDEISATTDDIDLVGVDTLDLHPGIQNHLEGRFDTLLPVQSLAVESGLFEGTDQLVVSATATGKTLVGELTGLDRALNGKGKMLFLVPLVALANQKHEDFEDRYGDMVDVSIRVGASRINDDGNRFDPGADVIVGTYEGIDHALRTGKDLGDIGTVVIDEVHTLKEEERGHRLDGLISRLKYYCENRARERSSYGGAQWVYLSATVGNPRELATGLRANLVEFEERPVPIERHVTFASGKEKPRIENRLVKREFDRESSKGYRGQTIIFTNSRRRCHEISRKLEYSSAPYHAGLDYGRRKTVERKFGNQDLAAVVTTAALAAGVDFPANQVIFDTLAMGIEWLSVQEFEQMLGRAGRPDYHDRGKVYVLVEPDTSYHNSMEMTEDEVAFKLLKGEMEDVLTTYDEDGAIEETLANVTVGGRDAKKLNDRMLGDIPTKHALGKLLEYEFVEGFSPTAIGRVICTHFLSPGDAFTILDGVRKDAHPYEIVADIELADAEL, from the coding sequence GTGTCAAAGCAGGTCCAGCGGGTCGACACGCTGTTCCTCCACGAGCGCGGCGACCGGTACGACGTCGTCGTCCAGTCCGGTGGAGAGCGCGCGCTCCGCGGGAAGCTCGACCCGAAGGAGACCAACGCCGGGCCGCGGCCCGGGAAGTTCCGGGTCGTCGACGGGTCCAGCGAGGAGCCGCGGTCGCCCGACGAGTTCGTGGACCTGGCGCGTCGCGCCGACCGCATCCGCATCAGCGAGCAGACCAGTCAGCGAGCGCGCGACGAGCTCCGCGAGCTCCTGGACGGCTACCAGCTCTCCGCGAAGGTCGTCCGGACGTGCCGGTACTGCGCGACCGACGGCCGGTACTCGCCGATCACGAGCGACACCGCGATCAAGGCCGGGCGGGACGAGATCTGTCCGGACTGCGCTCGCGCGGAACTCGAGCAGGAGCTGGCGTTCCACGGCGAGTTCACGCGCGACGCGAAGGACCGCCTCGAGGACCTCATGGTCGACGTCCGGGACCTCGGGCGCATCAAGAACCTCCTGGAGGGCGAGCTCGACCCGGACCTGACGAAGTTCGACGAGATATCCGCGACGACCGACGACATCGACCTCGTCGGCGTCGACACCCTCGACCTCCACCCGGGCATCCAGAACCACCTCGAGGGGCGGTTCGACACGCTCCTGCCCGTGCAGAGCCTCGCGGTCGAGAGCGGACTGTTCGAGGGGACGGACCAGCTCGTCGTGAGTGCGACCGCGACCGGGAAGACGCTCGTCGGCGAACTGACGGGACTGGACCGGGCGCTGAACGGGAAGGGGAAGATGCTGTTCCTCGTGCCGCTGGTCGCGCTCGCGAACCAGAAGCACGAGGACTTCGAGGACCGCTACGGTGACATGGTGGACGTCTCCATCCGCGTCGGCGCGAGCCGGATCAACGACGACGGGAACCGATTCGATCCGGGCGCGGACGTCATCGTCGGCACGTACGAGGGCATCGACCACGCACTACGGACGGGGAAGGACCTCGGGGACATCGGGACGGTCGTCATCGACGAGGTCCACACCCTCAAGGAGGAGGAGCGCGGGCATCGCCTCGACGGCCTCATCTCGCGGCTGAAGTACTACTGCGAGAACCGCGCTCGGGAGCGGTCGTCGTACGGGGGCGCGCAGTGGGTGTACCTGTCCGCGACCGTCGGGAACCCCCGCGAGCTCGCGACGGGGCTGCGCGCGAACCTCGTCGAGTTCGAGGAGCGACCGGTCCCGATCGAGCGCCACGTGACGTTCGCGAGCGGGAAGGAGAAGCCGCGGATCGAGAACCGGCTCGTAAAGCGCGAGTTCGACCGCGAGTCCTCGAAGGGCTATCGCGGGCAGACGATCATCTTCACGAACTCGCGGCGGCGCTGTCACGAGATCAGCCGGAAACTCGAGTACTCGTCGGCGCCCTATCACGCCGGGCTGGACTACGGGCGACGGAAGACCGTCGAGCGGAAGTTCGGGAACCAGGACCTCGCGGCGGTCGTGACGACCGCGGCGCTCGCGGCGGGCGTGGACTTCCCCGCGAACCAGGTGATCTTCGACACGCTCGCGATGGGGATCGAGTGGCTGTCGGTGCAGGAGTTCGAGCAGATGCTCGGGCGCGCGGGCCGACCGGACTACCACGACCGCGGGAAGGTGTACGTGCTCGTGGAGCCGGATACATCGTACCACAACTCGATGGAGATGACGGAGGACGAGGTCGCGTTCAAGCTCCTCAAGGGCGAGATGGAGGACGTCCTGACGACGTACGACGAGGACGGCGCGATCGAGGAGACGCTCGCGAACGTCACCGTCGGCGGCCGGGACGCGAAGAAGCTGAACGACCGCATGCTCGGGGACATCCCGACGAAGCACGCGCTCGGGAAGCTGCTGGAGTACGAGTTCGTCGAGGGGTTCTCGCCGACGGCGATCGGGCGCGTGATCTGCACGCACTTCCTGTCGCCGGGGGACGCGTTCACGATCCTCGACGGCGTCCGGAAGGACGCACACCCCTACGAGATCGTCGCGGACATCGAACTCGCCGACGCCGAACTCTGA
- a CDS encoding SLC13 family permease produces MVALTPEIAVVSLVIAAALVLFATEVVPVDVTALGVLVALLVVSEGSQYLATLGLLADPVVLVTPQEGISGFASTATITVLAMFILSDGVQRTGIVAILGRKMAAFTRDDENRQLGVTMGVVAPISGFINNTAAVAILLPMVTDLAHKGNTSPSKLLIPLSYASMFGGTLTLIGTSTNILASEIAATLYVPDDPVFAGLEGGFSMFEFTALGAIVTVVGFAYFYTVGTRLLPERIPPKADLTEEFQLADYLTEVEVREDSPIVGQTVHDALVETDFDVDLVQLIRNGETFLEPLGPKTIQAGDVFAVRTDRDTLVELVDADGLDLVPDVVVDDDELEIANERENLVEVVIAPGSALVNESLASIRFRQRYDATVLALRRGDELFRNRMDHVRLRVGDTLLVQGTPETIERMDANRDFIVAQEIERKDWRTARIPVALAIVAGVVGFAAAGVLPIVVSALAGALAMILTGCLEPGEVYDAVQWDVIVLLAGVIPLGIAMESSGSAALVADTLVQSATLIPPIALLGAFYVVTAALTNVISNNASVVLMIPVAAETAIALDAWAFPFILAVTFAASTAFMTPVGYQTNLFVYGPGGYKFTDYLRVGTPLQAIFAVVTTLGIYHLWGLTPPA; encoded by the coding sequence GTGGTCGCCCTCACGCCCGAGATCGCCGTCGTCTCCCTCGTCATCGCGGCGGCGCTCGTCCTCTTCGCGACCGAAGTCGTCCCCGTCGACGTCACCGCCCTCGGCGTCCTCGTCGCCCTCCTCGTCGTCTCCGAAGGCAGCCAGTACCTCGCGACCCTCGGCCTCCTCGCCGACCCCGTCGTCCTCGTCACGCCACAGGAAGGCATCAGCGGATTCGCGAGCACCGCCACGATCACCGTCCTCGCGATGTTCATCCTCTCCGACGGCGTCCAACGCACCGGGATCGTCGCCATCCTCGGGCGGAAGATGGCCGCGTTCACGCGCGACGACGAGAACCGCCAGCTCGGGGTCACCATGGGCGTCGTCGCCCCCATCAGCGGCTTCATCAACAACACCGCCGCCGTCGCCATCCTCCTCCCGATGGTCACCGACCTCGCACACAAGGGCAATACCTCCCCGAGCAAACTCCTCATCCCCCTCAGTTACGCGTCCATGTTCGGCGGCACCCTCACACTCATCGGGACCAGCACGAACATCCTCGCCAGCGAGATCGCCGCCACCCTCTACGTCCCCGACGACCCCGTGTTCGCCGGGCTCGAAGGCGGCTTCTCGATGTTCGAGTTCACCGCCCTCGGCGCGATCGTCACCGTCGTCGGCTTCGCGTACTTCTACACCGTCGGCACTCGCCTCCTCCCCGAACGCATCCCACCGAAAGCCGACCTCACCGAAGAGTTCCAGCTCGCGGACTACCTCACCGAAGTCGAGGTCCGCGAGGACTCCCCGATCGTCGGCCAGACCGTCCACGACGCCCTCGTCGAGACGGACTTCGACGTCGACCTCGTCCAACTCATCCGGAACGGCGAGACGTTCCTCGAACCCCTCGGCCCGAAGACCATCCAGGCGGGCGACGTGTTCGCCGTCCGCACCGACCGCGACACCCTCGTCGAACTCGTGGACGCCGACGGCCTCGACCTCGTCCCCGACGTCGTCGTCGACGACGACGAACTCGAGATCGCGAACGAACGCGAGAACCTCGTCGAGGTCGTCATCGCGCCCGGGAGCGCGCTCGTCAACGAATCACTCGCCTCCATCCGCTTCCGGCAGCGGTACGACGCCACCGTCCTCGCCTTGCGCCGCGGCGACGAACTCTTCCGGAACCGCATGGACCACGTCCGCCTCCGCGTCGGCGACACCCTCCTCGTCCAGGGCACGCCCGAGACCATCGAACGGATGGACGCCAACCGCGACTTCATCGTCGCCCAGGAGATCGAACGCAAGGACTGGCGGACCGCTCGGATCCCGGTCGCGCTCGCCATCGTCGCCGGCGTCGTCGGGTTCGCCGCCGCCGGCGTCCTCCCCATCGTCGTCAGCGCCCTCGCCGGCGCACTCGCCATGATCCTCACAGGTTGCCTCGAACCCGGCGAAGTCTACGACGCCGTCCAGTGGGACGTCATCGTCCTCCTCGCCGGCGTCATCCCCCTCGGCATCGCCATGGAATCCAGCGGGAGCGCCGCCCTCGTCGCCGACACCCTCGTCCAATCCGCCACCCTCATCCCACCCATCGCGCTCCTCGGCGCGTTCTACGTCGTCACCGCAGCCCTCACCAACGTCATCTCCAACAACGCCAGCGTCGTCCTCATGATCCCCGTCGCCGCCGAAACCGCCATCGCCCTCGACGCCTGGGCGTTCCCGTTCATCCTCGCCGTCACGTTCGCCGCCTCCACCGCGTTCATGACGCCCGTCGGCTACCAGACCAACCTCTTCGTGTACGGCCCCGGCGGCTACAAATTCACCGACTACCTCCGCGTCGGCACCCCACTCCAAGCCATCTTCGCCGTTGTGACGACACTCGGCATCTACCACCTCTGGGGCCTCACCCCACCCGCGTGA
- a CDS encoding DUF1102 domain-containing protein — translation MERRKFMIGVGSLAAGSAAAMGTGAFNFANVERGMSVDVTDDGSAFLSLQDTSPYADGSGNQLGLTFDDDAGVGGTGVNENSDYSFTGVFGIRNRGSQSVGVWINDNDSSDAVEFYGAGSSNNTDFSTSIEGSGNAYAIDPGETVYVNVVILLRNNDYSDLPDTINVVADASAGN, via the coding sequence ATGGAACGACGCAAGTTCATGATCGGTGTCGGATCGCTCGCCGCAGGCTCTGCGGCTGCAATGGGAACCGGTGCGTTCAACTTCGCGAACGTCGAGCGCGGAATGAGCGTCGACGTCACGGACGACGGCAGCGCGTTCCTCTCGCTTCAAGACACGAGCCCCTACGCGGATGGCTCCGGGAACCAGCTGGGGCTCACGTTCGACGACGACGCGGGCGTGGGCGGCACGGGTGTCAACGAGAACTCGGACTACTCGTTCACCGGCGTCTTCGGGATTCGGAACCGTGGTTCGCAGTCCGTCGGCGTCTGGATCAACGACAACGACTCGAGCGACGCCGTCGAGTTCTACGGTGCTGGCAGCAGCAACAATACGGACTTCAGCACGTCCATCGAAGGATCCGGGAACGCGTACGCGATCGATCCCGGCGAGACCGTCTACGTCAACGTCGTCATCCTCCTGCGGAACAACGACTACTCGGACCTGCCGGACACGATCAACGTCGTGGCCGACGCCTCCGCAGGGAACTGA
- a CDS encoding DUF5305 domain-containing protein, giving the protein MNERILRARAVLSSHATVVVVALLAVAAVGGVLAYDAHADPGTRAVERSVDEWRLDGQFQHGARVTATGAGTPFEPNSTVENREVYFERVMPVLSGEFVLAYDGTGPVRLHLDRRFVVESVASDAGSDAETVYWRRNRSLGSATTSVAPGERATAAFAVNVSDAHREARNVSERLESPGEIRTRIVVDVEASRGSEGAPNRTVSFALPIESERGVYRVGDGSGTERFNRTETATVPAEPGPLRSTVGPLALLVGLAGVVGVGLARRRGHLELSTVEREWLRYRTRVAEYDEWISEGRVPDDALDRPAVVLDALDALVDVAIDTDERVLHDVDRGSYHVLDDDVRYVYETPERPWPDTDAEAASDADQAVDDALASGDGSTGEISAVDDVDSAALPFGDEDARDPDAVLDDGIPGVDVMAVEENDSGADAEEPTVADGEETAAVDGED; this is encoded by the coding sequence ATGAACGAGCGAATACTCCGCGCGAGAGCCGTGCTGTCGTCGCACGCGACCGTCGTGGTCGTCGCGTTGCTGGCCGTCGCGGCCGTCGGTGGCGTGCTCGCGTACGACGCACACGCCGATCCCGGTACCAGAGCGGTCGAGCGCTCGGTCGACGAGTGGCGTCTCGACGGACAGTTCCAGCACGGCGCGCGCGTCACCGCGACCGGTGCGGGCACGCCGTTCGAGCCGAACTCGACCGTGGAGAACCGCGAGGTGTACTTCGAGCGCGTGATGCCCGTGCTCTCCGGGGAGTTCGTGCTCGCGTACGACGGGACCGGTCCCGTGCGACTCCACCTCGACCGGCGGTTCGTCGTCGAGAGCGTCGCGTCCGACGCCGGGAGCGACGCGGAGACGGTGTACTGGCGACGGAACCGGTCGCTGGGGTCGGCGACGACGTCGGTCGCTCCCGGCGAGCGCGCGACCGCGGCGTTCGCGGTGAACGTCAGCGACGCCCATCGCGAGGCGCGGAACGTGAGCGAGCGCCTGGAGTCGCCCGGCGAGATCCGGACGCGGATCGTCGTCGACGTCGAGGCGTCGCGGGGGAGCGAGGGAGCGCCGAACCGGACGGTCTCGTTCGCGCTGCCGATCGAGTCCGAGCGCGGCGTCTACCGCGTCGGCGACGGCTCGGGGACCGAACGGTTCAATCGAACGGAGACGGCGACGGTCCCCGCGGAGCCGGGGCCGCTCCGGTCGACCGTCGGCCCGCTCGCGCTCCTCGTGGGACTCGCCGGCGTCGTCGGCGTCGGTCTCGCACGCCGCCGCGGCCACCTCGAGCTCTCGACGGTCGAGCGCGAGTGGCTCCGGTATCGAACCCGCGTCGCGGAGTACGACGAGTGGATCAGCGAGGGACGCGTCCCGGACGACGCACTCGACCGGCCGGCGGTCGTCCTCGACGCGCTCGACGCGCTCGTCGACGTCGCGATCGATACCGACGAGCGCGTCCTCCACGACGTCGACCGGGGCTCGTATCACGTCCTCGACGACGACGTCCGGTACGTCTACGAGACGCCAGAGCGTCCGTGGCCGGACACCGATGCCGAGGCGGCCAGCGACGCCGACCAGGCCGTCGACGACGCGCTCGCGTCCGGGGATGGATCGACGGGGGAGATTTCGGCCGTGGACGACGTCGACTCGGCTGCCCTGCCCTTCGGCGACGAGGACGCACGAGACCCCGACGCGGTCCTCGACGACGGCATCCCAGGCGTCGACGTGATGGCTGTCGAAGAGAACGATTCGGGCGCAGACGCGGAGGAACCCACCGTCGCGGACGGCGAGGAGACCGCCGCCGTGGACGGCGAGGACTGA
- a CDS encoding cupin domain-containing protein: MTEDAAAAEPTAATPVVRRAEDVTYEPVDAADGLEKGVLVDDSDGAPNFAMRRFTLAPGSEVPRHTNAVEHEQYVLEGEYVVGIGSEEYAVSAGDSLLIPAGTEHWYRNASDEQGAFVCVVPNGDDTIELVD, translated from the coding sequence ATGACCGAAGACGCAGCAGCGGCGGAGCCGACGGCGGCGACGCCGGTAGTTCGACGCGCCGAGGACGTGACCTACGAGCCCGTGGACGCGGCCGACGGCCTGGAGAAGGGCGTGCTCGTGGACGACTCGGACGGAGCACCGAACTTCGCGATGCGGCGGTTCACGCTCGCGCCCGGCAGCGAGGTCCCCAGGCACACGAACGCGGTCGAGCACGAGCAGTACGTGCTCGAGGGCGAGTACGTGGTCGGCATCGGGAGCGAAGAGTACGCGGTGTCGGCTGGGGATTCGCTCCTGATTCCGGCGGGCACCGAGCACTGGTATCGGAACGCGAGCGACGAGCAGGGGGCGTTCGTCTGCGTGGTCCCGAACGGCGACGACACCATCGAACTCGTCGACTAG